The Panacibacter microcysteis DNA window ATCCTTATTGGGCGATAGCGATCAGAATTTAAACGCCACACCTACATTGATCGTGTAATCAGCGAAGGCTGCATCGCCCTGTTTAAATGTGCCAAACTTTTCTGAATACTCTTTGTCTGTTACACTTTGTGTTCTGTTGCGCACCAGTGCTACCGGCACTGCAGCATATACATTTACTTTTTTAAAACTGTAGCTTACTGCCGGGTCTACAGACATAACGTAACCGGGTCTGCGAAAGTAGCCGCTGCCGCCAATAAGGTCATTTACGGGTATACCTTCCCAGCGTAAACCGGCGCCAACCTGCAGGCCTTTAAGCATGTAGTTGAAACCAAATCTCGCCATGTACTGGTCGGGAACACTCATGATGTCTTCGTTGTACAAAGAAGGTGAAAGCGTTTCGCGGTATGTTCTTACACCATTGTGCTCTCTTGGGTTTGACAAATAATAAAAGTTGCCGTAAACGTTCAGGTTCTTTGCAATATTATAGAAGGTGTTTAGTTCGAACGTTATGCCTGTGCCGCCATCGCCCAGTTGTATTGACTGGTCTACGGTGCGTAGCTGTTTTGTTGTGTCCGGGCCTACGTTGTACCAATAGTCCTCGTAATCGTATTGGCCTGACGCAAACTTAATTCCCAAACCCAGCTGGAAATTGAATTTTTTACTTTTAGCCGGGTCGAGCATCCAGCGGTATGCTGCTACACGAATGTCTCCCAGGCCGTAAGAATGCATGGTATGTCTTTCCTTTTTGATGTATGCACCATTTACCAGCCCATGCTCGTACAAAGAAGAGCGTGCATTGGAAAGTATAGGTACATCTACCATTACAGACCACCTGCTGCTGAGATTGCGTACGAGTGTGAGATCTACGGCTGTGCTGTAATTAATTACTTCTGTATGCTGCTCCAGGCGCTCGTATTGCTCATCTTTTCCTTTGTAGTGCCTGAATGATTTAAAGTAACGGTAGTTTGTACCAAATGTCCACTTGGATGTTGGTATTGAATCAGGATGTTGTAAAGCACAGGTGGCGCCATTGCCTCTGATGGCAACGCAACCCTGTGCCCTGGCATTTTGAGATACTACAAAGAGACACACTATAACAGACAGGGAATATATAAGCTGTTTCATACTTTTAGTTTGGTTGTTTGCTCCTTTTGGATCAAAAAAAATTGGTGTTTGCTTTAGTCAATGCTTTGATACGTGCAGATAAATTGCTTTTTCATATAAAAGAAAAGCGTTGATGAGATGATGCGTTGTGCGCAGGTGGCTGTTTCACTGTTGCCATATGCTTTACAGTACAAGTGAGTGACACAACAGGCGATGCCATGAAAGACCGCTGCTGGTTACAAAAATGGCACAGTAATAAACCGCAGCGGGTTGTATCAAATACATGCGGCGTTGGGACGTTTGCCTGTAAGTGAAACCGCCTGCTGTTACTGAAGTTATTTTTTCATACGCAGCCGTTGTATAACGAGCTGGCCGATAAGTTTACCTTCAGCATTGCCAACATCGCACGAATACTTGTAGTGTATGCCGCCAAAAACCCTTGACTGGCCTGCTTCTTCAGCAGCTTTGCGAACGGAAGGAAATGAGCGTGGGGGTATACCAAACTCTGTTTCTGATGTATCTGTATAGGAAAGGTTGTCTCCAAACATGTCTGTCATTGTTTCCGCTGCGGCTGCAGAAATTACTGCGTGGCCACTTGTGTACTCGGGGAAAGGCGGTGTTTGTATATAGGGCCTCCACTCAGGATCGTAATACTTGTTTATTACGGTCTCGGGGCGTATATAATTACTGCGGTACTTTTCGTCCCAGCAGCTTATAAAACCTTCGAACAGTGCAATGGATGCCCTGGTATACGCACAAACTGTTTCATCAAAATCTGCTTTCTTTTTGCTGGCGAGAATGCCAACAATATTCATCCAGTGGCCGGCAGGAGAGAATTTTTTAGTGCCGTACATTACGTGGCCGCTTACATTTAGTTTGAAAGGATTATCGTCCCAGAAATCTGCTATGTGTCTTTGCTCATCTGTTAAACTGTCAACTGTATTTTTTACATGCATTACCGCGCCATAGAACACGCTCGATTTATTCATTGGCTCGTATTTGGGAGGGCGAACGGGCATGAACTGCGAAGCAGAATCCATAACCAGTGTTCTGATCTCCATCCAATGAGGTTCTACAGCCTGTGCATACATGGGTGGTGTAGGTACCCAACGGCCGTCTTCAGTTGTTACAGTAAACTTGGTGGCAGAGCGCGTTTGTGCATACTTGTCTTTTTTGCTCCAGCTTAAAATGCTGTCTGCAACCTTGTTGCCATAGGCCACGCTGGAATCAAAAATAGCTGAAGGCATTCCCGCATCATCTGCTTTTTTCTTAAGATCACTCACATATTCGTCCATACTTCCTTCCGGAAAAGTAACGGCATTGCCCACCTTGCAAAATGCAAGTAATGCAGCAAATTCAAAGT harbors:
- a CDS encoding vanadium-dependent haloperoxidase translates to MKGFLFAALAALLLLCSCGDDNAYIKEMHDPLLYNKTVKKLNDIVLENNFPPMIAARNYAYANIAAYEVIAAGDSNYVSLSGQIKHLPPMPQPSKEAKIDFEFAALLAFCKVGNAVTFPEGSMDEYVSDLKKKADDAGMPSAIFDSSVAYGNKVADSILSWSKKDKYAQTRSATKFTVTTEDGRWVPTPPMYAQAVEPHWMEIRTLVMDSASQFMPVRPPKYEPMNKSSVFYGAVMHVKNTVDSLTDEQRHIADFWDDNPFKLNVSGHVMYGTKKFSPAGHWMNIVGILASKKKADFDETVCAYTRASIALFEGFISCWDEKYRSNYIRPETVINKYYDPEWRPYIQTPPFPEYTSGHAVISAAAAETMTDMFGDNLSYTDTSETEFGIPPRSFPSVRKAAEEAGQSRVFGGIHYKYSCDVGNAEGKLIGQLVIQRLRMKK